Proteins from a genomic interval of Haliaeetus albicilla chromosome 13, bHalAlb1.1, whole genome shotgun sequence:
- the MTHFD2 gene encoding bifunctional methylenetetrahydrofolate dehydrogenase/cyclohydrolase, mitochondrial: MATALCPLRTLGRAALRPRDRRLHLSAPRNDAVVISGRKLARQIRQEARHEVEQWVAAGNKRPHLSVVLVGEDPASHSYVLNKTKAAADVGISSETILRPASITEEELLDLISKLNNDASVDGLLVQLPLPEHIDERKICNAVTPDKDVDGFHVINVGRMCLDQYSMLPATPWGVWEIIKRTGIPTLGKNVVVAGRSKNVGMPIAMLLHTDGRHERPGGDATVTISHRYTPKEQLKQHTIRADIVVAAAGIPNLITADMIKEGAAVIDVGITRVQDPVTAKSRLVGDVDFEGVKKKASYITPVPGGVGPMTVAMLMKNTIIAAKKLLKPKELKALTA, translated from the exons ATGGCGACCGCGCTCTGCCCGCTCCGCACCCTCGGCCGCGCCGCGCTGCGGCCCCGGGATCGCCGCCTCCACCTCAGCGCGCCCAG AAATGATGCCGTTGTGATTTCTGGAAGGAAGCTGGCCCGGCAGATCAGGCAGGAAGCCCGTCACGAGGTTGAGCAGTGGGTAGCAGCTGGAAACAAGAGACCTCACCTCAGCGTTGTTCTTGTCGGTGAAGATCCAGCAAGTCACTCCTACGtactgaacaaaaccaaagcgGCTGCTGACGTTG GAATCAGCAGTGAAACCATCCTCAGGCCGGCTTCTATTACTGAAGAGGAGCTGCTGGATTTGATCAGCAAACTCAATAATGATGCCAGTGTGGATGGCCTTTTAGTACAGCTTCCTTTACCTG aaCATATTGATGAGCGCAAGATTTGCAACGCTGTGACTCCAGACAAAGACGTTGATGGCTTTCATGTGATAAATGTGGGTCGCATGTGCCTTGACCAGTACTCCATGCTGCCGGCTACCCCGTGGGGGGTGTGGGAGATCATTAAGAGAACTG GCATCCCAACGCTGGGGAAAAACGTGGTGGTGGCCGGCAGGTCAAAGAATGTGGGCATGCCCATCGCCATGTTGCTGCATACGGACGGGAGGCACGAGCGCCCAGGAG GTGATGCCACAGTCACAATATCCCACCGTTACACTCCCAAGGAGCAGCTGAAGCAACACACTATCCGTGCTGATATTGTGGTAGCGGCAGCAG gCATACCCAACCTGATCACAGCTGATATGATCAAAGAAGGAGCTGCAGTTATTGATGTGGGGATAACAAGAGTGCAGGATCCTGTCACTGCCAAGTCAAGGCTGGTTGGCGATGTGGATTTTGAAG ggGTGAAGAAGAAAGCCAGCTACATCACTCCGGTCCCTGGGGGAGTTGGGCCCATGACAGTTGCCATGCTGATGAAGAACACCATCATTGCTGCCAAGAAGCTGTTGAAACCCAAAGAGCTGAAAGCATTAACCGCTTAA
- the MOB1A gene encoding MOB kinase activator 1A isoform X1, with protein sequence MVKSGSRSSKTFKPKKNIPEGSHQYELLKHAEATLGSGNLRQAVMLPEGEDLNEWIAVNTVDFFNQINMLYGTITEFCTEASCPVMSAGPRYEYHWADGTNIKKPIKCSAPKYIDYLMTWVQDQLDDETLFPSKIGVPFPKNFMSVAKTILKRLFRVYAHIYHQHFDSVMRLQEEAHLNTSFKHFIFFVQEFNLIDRRELAPLQELIEKLGSKDR encoded by the exons ATGGTGAAGAG TGGGAGTCGATCTTCGAAAACATTCAAACCCAAGAAGAACATTCCCGAAGGCTCCCATCAGTATGAACTCTTGAAACATGCGGAAGCGACTCTGGGGAGCGGTAACCTTAGACAAGCGGTTATGTTGCCGGAGGGAGAGGACCTTAACGAGTGGATCGCAGTTAACA CGGTGGATTTCTTCAACCAAATCAACATGCTGTACGGGACCATTACGGAGTTCTGCACGGAGGCGAGCTGTCCGGTCATGTCTGCAGGACCGAG gtACGAGTACCACTGGGCAGACGGCACCAACATAAAGAAGCCGATCAAGTGTTCGGCTCCGAAGTATATTGATTACTTGATGACGTGGGTCCAGGACCAGCTGGATGATGAAACGCTCTTCCCTTCAAAGATCG GTGTCCCTTTTCCCAAGAACTTCATGTCAGTGGCCAAGACGATCCTGAAGCGGCTGTTCCGCGTGTACGCTCACATCTACCACCAGCACTTCGATTCCGTCATGCGGCTGCAGGAGGAAGCCCACCTCAACACCTCCTTCAAGCACTTTATCTTCTTTGTGCAG GAATTCAACTTGATCGACAGGCGGGAGTTGGCTCCTCTGCAGGAACTGATTGAGAAGCTGGGCTCCAAGGACAGATAA
- the MOB1A gene encoding MOB kinase activator 1A isoform X2, which produces MSFLFGSRSSKTFKPKKNIPEGSHQYELLKHAEATLGSGNLRQAVMLPEGEDLNEWIAVNTVDFFNQINMLYGTITEFCTEASCPVMSAGPRYEYHWADGTNIKKPIKCSAPKYIDYLMTWVQDQLDDETLFPSKIGVPFPKNFMSVAKTILKRLFRVYAHIYHQHFDSVMRLQEEAHLNTSFKHFIFFVQEFNLIDRRELAPLQELIEKLGSKDR; this is translated from the exons ATGAGCTTCCTCTT TGGGAGTCGATCTTCGAAAACATTCAAACCCAAGAAGAACATTCCCGAAGGCTCCCATCAGTATGAACTCTTGAAACATGCGGAAGCGACTCTGGGGAGCGGTAACCTTAGACAAGCGGTTATGTTGCCGGAGGGAGAGGACCTTAACGAGTGGATCGCAGTTAACA CGGTGGATTTCTTCAACCAAATCAACATGCTGTACGGGACCATTACGGAGTTCTGCACGGAGGCGAGCTGTCCGGTCATGTCTGCAGGACCGAG gtACGAGTACCACTGGGCAGACGGCACCAACATAAAGAAGCCGATCAAGTGTTCGGCTCCGAAGTATATTGATTACTTGATGACGTGGGTCCAGGACCAGCTGGATGATGAAACGCTCTTCCCTTCAAAGATCG GTGTCCCTTTTCCCAAGAACTTCATGTCAGTGGCCAAGACGATCCTGAAGCGGCTGTTCCGCGTGTACGCTCACATCTACCACCAGCACTTCGATTCCGTCATGCGGCTGCAGGAGGAAGCCCACCTCAACACCTCCTTCAAGCACTTTATCTTCTTTGTGCAG GAATTCAACTTGATCGACAGGCGGGAGTTGGCTCCTCTGCAGGAACTGATTGAGAAGCTGGGCTCCAAGGACAGATAA
- the BOLA3 gene encoding bolA-like protein 3: MAAAAGLLCRGPLFLRRGTWRSFTSQTEGEARVTRVLREKFPRASAIKVVDISGGCGAMYEIHIESEDFKEKRTVQQHQMVNQALSEEIKSMHGLRIFTSTPKP; encoded by the exons AtggccgccgcggcggggctgcTGTGCCGCGGGCCG CTCTTCCTGCGCCGTGGAACCTGGCGAAGCTTCACCTCGCAGACGGAGGGGGAGGCCCGAGTGACCCGGGTCCTGCGGGAGAAGTTTCCCCGGGCTTCTGCCATCAAAGTCGTGGATATATCAG gcGGCTGCGGCGCCATGTATGAAATTCACATCGAGTCGGAGGACTTCAAGGAGAAGCGGACAGTGCAGCAGCACCAGATGGTTAACCAG GCACTGAGTGAGGAGATCAAGAGCATGCATGGACTGCGCATCttcacctccacccccaaaccTTGA
- the TET3 gene encoding methylcytosine dioxygenase TET3 — protein MEEGPINYVEERRLNEGSGLSLANGGRPEAGGTALMEPSGWLPGQPPAAGKAHLEDVRNLVAFSAVAEAVSSYRLPPPGSPSLLYEKFDSEMSRGGLSAADGVPRGEDLHALKAALALAKHGVKPPNCNCDGPECPDYLEWLEQKIKTALGEEPASPRPCATANPPPPPQEGAIDPQPVPETAEPCPPDGLPFSQSALTIAKEKNISLQTAIAIEALTQLSAALPQPAGDGQPPPPPPPPPPAAPFGPGPLAPPGAAWQRGDEPRYPPEPGAAPEPFFGAAPPRGGFAAAWGLEAEGAAGAGDPMAELEQLLGNADDYIKAAFKRPEVTAGKVMAPKTEPPERAPSKEALSGPRLPPAPPEPSLHKKTQLVLQQHLHHKRSLFLEQSLAAAAAPPDRPSGWWAPGAPAVPPKPFEKQAKEKKKKTPPEKPPPAKPLRKQVQIKKAKQKDSQPLFPPLWQISLEGFRVPAEPPAEEMQTEPPPPPAFPLQPLALPLPAARPPPPNPLDGGPPAPDSQERGAPGGGPQIHPVLAGSTGLEEAPAAPPPAAPTPIVVDDKLEELIRQFEAEFGENFNLQPPETPAPLAPGAAELPGGPAPAPQVPPAAAAAPASSSAPQAGPKSFSFSPGKGPLSEPSFTARSPKQIKIESSGAITVVSTTCFYSEESQNPDADDADGTPTKDEVPLTPTLSGFLESPLKYLDTPTKSLLDTPAKRAQAEFPTCDCVEQIVEKDEGPYYTHLGSGPTVASIRELMEERYGEKGKAIRIEKVIYTGKEGKSSRGCPIAKWVIRRHNQEEKLLCLVRHRAGHHCQNAVIIILILAWEGIPRTLGDTLYQELTDTLTKYGNPTSRRCGLNDDRTCACQGKDPNTCGASFSFGCSWSMYFNGCKYARSKTPRKFRLVGDNPKEEELLRKSFQDLATEVAPLYKRLAPQAYQNQVTNEDVAIDCRLGLKEGRPFSGVTACMDFCAHAHKDQHNLYNGCTVVCTLTKEDNRVVGKIPEDEQLHVLPLYKMSSTDEFGSEENQNAKVGSGAIQVLTSFPREVRKLPEPAKSCRQRQLEAKKAAAEKKKLQKEKLMTPEKIKQEALELPMLQQNAGMALKSGLPPQPLKPSIKVEPQSHYNAFKYNGNAVVESYSVLGSCRPSDPYSMNSVYSYHSYYAQPNLPSVNGFHSKFALPSFGYYGFSSNHVFPSQFLNYGAPERGGSSWVSNGYEKKPDVPVLQENLNHAYGNTDFPEPIPHSVRSKNHHQRTYERANRYASQQKAAAAAGAHRTSSGSEEVPPFAQNCFGSRPIKQEPPDPPPAIEPLPGAAAVPGTGLALPAIPARGGGPEPRWSPFKASRGTSSPERTSTAEGSWNALAPGLGGREKLSAFDAAARLPPPEKQWPNVLAGEAAAVARGSGLLPKPWSPCKLGEAALAGTGTSSLLGPLGFSSALPGLPSFPEEPWGSVKAEERRTPAPSPGLLEKPWEAAVGEKGVAGPRREKPWDPFGLEEDLPEKAVKEEEEEEEEEDEEEEEEWSDSEHNFLDENIGGVAVAPAHGSILIECARRELHATTPLKKPNRCHPTRISLVFYQHKNLNQPNHGLALWEAKMKQLAERARARQEEAARLGLPPDAKAFAKKRKWGGALATEAPSKERRDSVPTRQAVAIPTNSAITVSSYAYTKVTGPYSRWI, from the exons ATGGAAGAAGGGCCAATTAATTATGTCGAAGAAAGGCGGCTGAATGAGGGCAGTGGGCTCAGCCTGGCAAATGGGGGCCGGCCGGAGGCGGGGGGCACTGCGCTGATGGAGCCGAGCGGCTGGTTGCCGGGCCAGCCGCCTGCCGCCGGTAAAGCCCACCTGGAAGACGTCAGGAACCTGGTGGCCTTCTCAGCGGTGGCCGAAGCTGTTTCTTCCTACCGGCTGCCACCCCCGGGTTCACCGTCGCTGCTGTACGAGAAGTTCGATTCGGAGATGAGCCGGGGTGGGCTGAGTGCGGCAGACGGCGTGCCACGAGGGGAGGACCTGCATGCCCTCAAGGCTGCCCTGGCTTTGGCCAAGCACGGCGTGAAGCCCCCCAACTGCAACTGCGATGGTCCTGAGTGCCCTGACTACCTGGAATGGCTGGAGCAGAAGATCAAGACGGCTCTCGGCGAAGAGCCGGCATCACCGCGGCCCTGCGCCACCGCCaaccccccgccgcccccccagGAAGGTGCTATCGACCCCCAGCCGGTGCCTGAGACCGCCGAGCCGTGCCCGCCCGACGGCCTCCCCTTTTCCCAAAGCGCGCTGACCATCGCCAAGGAGAAGAATATCAGCCTGCAGACCGCCATAGCCATCGAAGCCCTGACGCAGCTCTCAGCCGCTCTCCCCCAGCCCGCCGGTGACGGccagccccccccgccaccgcccccgccaccccccgccgcccccttcGGCCCTGGCCCCCTTGCCCCGCCGGGGGCCGCATGGCAGCGAGGAGACGAGCCCCGTTATCCGCCGGAGCCGGGAGCAGCGCCAGAGCCATTTTTCGGCGCGGCACCTCCCCGGGGTGGCTTCGCGGCGGCGTGGGGGCTGGAGGccgagggggcggcgggggccggagaccccatggcagagctggagcagctgctgggtAACGCTGATGACTACATCAAGGCAGCTTTCAAGAGACCCGAAGTGACGGCCGGCAAAGTGATGGCACCTAAAACGGAGCCCCCCGAACGAGCACCCAGCAAGGAAGCGCTGAGTGGCCCCCGCTTGCCGCCGGCACCGCCGGAGCCCAGCCTACACAAGAAGACGCAGCtggtcctgcagcagcatctccacCACAAACGCAGCCTCTTCCTCGAGCAAAGCCTggcagcggcggcggctcccccgGACCGGCCGAGCGGCTGGTGGGCTCCCGGCgccccggccgtgccccccAAGCCCTTCGAAAAGCAGGccaaagagaagaagaagaaaacgCCGCCCGAAAAGCCCCCCCCGGCCAAACCGCTCCGCAAGCAAGTGCAGATCAAGAAGGCAAAGCAGAAGGACTCGCAGCCGCTCTTCCCGCCCCTCTGGCAGATCAGCCTGGAAGGGTTTCGGGTGCCTGCCGAACCCCCCGCCGAAGAGATGCAAACCgaaccgccgccgccgcctgcctTCCCGCTCCAGCCTCTTGCACTACCCCTGCCCGCTGCTCGCCCCCCGCCGCCGAACCCCCTCGACGGCGGCCCCCCGGCTCCCGACTCTCAGGAAAGGGgtgcccccggggggggcccccAAATTCACCCGGTGCTGGCGGGCTCGACCGGCTTGGAGGAAGCACCAGCCGCCCCCCCACCGGCTGCCCCGACCCCCATCGTGGTGGATGACAAGCTGGAAGAGCTTATCCGGCAATTTGAAGCTGAATTCGGGGAgaatttcaacctgcagccccCCGAGACGCCTGCCCCGCTCGCCCCCGGGGCTGCTGAGCTGCCGGGGGGGCCAGCACCAGCCCCGCAAgtgccccccgccgccgccgccgccccggcttCGAGCAGCGCTCCCCAAGCCGGACCCAAAAGCTTTTCGTTCTCGCCGGGGAAGGGTCCACTTTCGGAGCCATCCTTCACCGCCCGGTCCCCCAAACAGATCAAAATCGAGTCTTCTGGTGCTATCACCGTGGTGTCAACCACGTGCTTTTACTCTGAGGAAAGCCAAAACCCGGACGCGGATGACGCCGACGGGACGCCCACCAAGGACGAGGTGCCGCTGACGCCAACCCTGAGCGGCTTTTTGGAGTCGCCGCTGAAATACCTGGACACGCCGACCAAAAGCCtcctggacaccccggccaaGCGGGCGCAAGCAGAGTTCCCCACCTGCGACTGCGTCG AGCAAATCGTGGAGAAGGATGAGGGGCCGTATTACACCCACCTGGGCTCGGGGCCCACCGTGGCATCCATCAGGGAGCTCATGGAGGAGCG GTATGGCGAGAAAGGCAAGGCCATCCGCATCGAGAAGGTCATCTACacggggaaggaggggaagagctCCCGGGGCTGCCCCATCGCCAAGTGG GTGATCCGGAGACACAACCAAGAGGAGAAGCTGCTGTGCCTGGTGCGGCACCGGGCCGGCCACCACTGCCAGAACGCTGTCATCATCATCCTGATCCTGGCCTGGGAGGGTATCCCCCGCACGCTGGGCGACACGCTGTACCAGGAGCTCACCGACACCCTCACCAAGTACGGCAACCCCACCAGCCGCCGCTGCGGCTTGAACGACGA CCGGACCTGCGCATGCCAAGGCAAAGACCCCAACACCTGCGGCGCTTCCTTCTCCTTCGGCTGCTCTTGGAGCATGTATTTTAATGGCTGCAAATACGCCCGGAGCAAAACTCCCCGCAAGTTCAGGCTGGTGGGGGACAATCCCAAAGAG GAAGAGCTGCTCCGGAAAAGCTTTCAGGACTTGGCCACCGAGGTTGCTCCACTTTACAAGAGGCTGGCACCACAAGCCTACCAAAATCAG GTTACCAACGAGGATGTAGCGATAGACTGCCGGCTGGGCTTGAAGGAGGGGAGGCCGTTCTCAGGAGTGACGGCGTGCATGGACTTCTGTGCTCACGCTCACAAAGATCAGCATAACCTCTACAATGGCTGCACGGTG GTCTGCACGCTGACAAAGGAAGACAATCGCGTGGTGGGGAAAATCCCCGAAGATGAGCAACTGCACGTCCTCCCCCTCTACAAGATGTCCAGCACGGATGAGTTCGGCAGTGAGGAGAACCAAAACGCCAAGGTGGGCAGCGGGGCCATCCAGGTGCTCACGTCCTTCCCCCGCGAGGTCCGCAAGCTGCCCGAGCCCGCCAAGTCCTGCCGGCAGAGGCAGCTGGAAGCAAAGAAAGCCGCTGcggagaagaaaaagctgcagaaagagaagctGATGACGCCGGAGAAGATCAAGCAGGAAGCGCTCGAGCTCCCCATGCTCCAGCAAAACGCAG GTATGGCGTTGAAAAGCGGGCTGCCCCCGCAGCCGCTGAAACCTTCCATCAAGGTGGAGCCGCAGAGCCATTACAACGCCTTCAAGTACAACGGTAACGCAGTGGTGGAGAGCTACTCGGTGCTGGGGAGCTGCCGGCCCTCCGACCCATACAGCATGAACAGTGTTTACTCTTACCATTCCTACTATGCACAGCCCAATCTGCCTTCCGTGAACGGGTTTCACTCCAAGTTCGCGCTTCCCTCCTTCGGGTATTATGGCTTTTCCAGCAACCACGTGTTCCCCTCGCAGTTTCTGAATTATGGTGCGCCCGAGAGGGGTGGGAGCAGCTGGGTGAGCAACGGCTATGAGAAGAAGCCTGACGTCCCGGTGTTGCAGGAGAACCTCAACCATGCCTATGGGAACACCGATTTCCCCGAGCCCATCCCGCACAGCGTCCGGAGCAAAAACCATCACCAGCGCACCTACGAGCGGGCTAACCGCTACGCCAGCCAGCAgaaagcggcggcggcggccggggcgcACAGGACTAGCTCGGGCTCGGAGGAGGTGCCGCCGTTTGCACAGAACTGTTTCGGCAGCCGGCCCATCAAGCAGGAGCCTCCGGACCCTCCACCCGCCATCGAGCCCCTTCCTGGCGCGGCGGCCGTGCCCGGCACCGGCTTAGCCCTGCCGGCCATCCCAGCGCGCGGCGGGGGGCCGGAGCCGCGGTGGAGCCCCTTCAAAGCGTCCCGGGGCACGTCTTCACCCGAGAGGACTAGCACGGCGGAGGGCTCGTGGAACGCCCTGGCGCCGGGTTTGGGCGGGCGGGAGAAGCTGAGCGCCTTCGACGCTGCCGCCCGCTTGCCGCCGCCGGAGAAGCAATGGCCCAACGTCCTGGCGggagaggcggcggcggtggcgcgCGGCTCGGGCTTGCTGCCGAAACCGTGGAGCCCCTGCAAGCTGGGGGAAGCGGCGCTGGCTGGCACGGGCACCTCGAGCTTGCTGGGGCCGCTGGGTTTCAGCTCGGCCCTGCCGGGGCTGCCCAGCTTCCCCGAGGAGCCGTGGGGCTCGGTGAAGGCGGAGGAGCGGAGGACGCCGGCGCCCAGTCCGGGGCTGCTGGAGAAGCCGTGGGAGGCGGCGGTGGGCGAGAAGGGGGTGGCGGGGCCCCGCCGGGAGAAGCCGTGGGACCCCTTTGGCCTGGAGGAGGATCTGCCGGAGAAGGcggtgaaggaggaggaagaggaggaggaggaggaggacgaggaagaggaggaggagtggtCGGACAGCGAGCACAACTTCCTGGACGAGAACATCGGTGGGGTGGCCGTGGCACCCGCCCACGGCTCCATCCTCATTGAGTGCGCCCGCCGCGAGCTCCACGCCACCACCCCGCTGAAGAAACCCAACCGCTGCCACCCCACCCGCATCTCCCTGGTCTTCTACCAACACAAGAACTTGAACCAGCCCAACCACGGCCTGGCGCTGTGGGAGGCCAAGATGAAGCAGTTGGCGGAGCGGGCTCGAGCCCGGCAAGAGGAGGCGGCACGCCTGGGTCTCCCGCCGGACGCCAAAGCCTTCGCCAAGAAACGCAAGTGGGGTGGTGCGTTGGCGACCGAGGCGCCCAGCAAGGAGAGGAGGGACTCGGTCCCCACGCGGCAGGCGGTGGCCATCCCCACCAACTCCGCCATCACTGTGTCCTCCTACGCCTACACCAAGGTGACGGGCCCCTACAGCCGTTGGATCTGA